The sequence ACAATTTTTAAATTTCTTTTCTCAAACCTGGAGATTATCTCTCCTACAAGCTTTCTTTCCACTGCGTCAGGTTTTAAAATAACAAGTGTTCTCTCCATTGCTACCATATCCTTTTCATTATTTTGAAGCTCATAAATGTATTTTATTATCGTTTATCGGAAAAAATTATAAACTAATTAAGAGAAATTATTTTTTTATTTTATGTTAACTAACTGGAATACGCAAAAAGGAGCTGTTACATAACTAGTTTGCAGTTTTGTAACGGCTCCTACAGGTTTTATTTCATAGGCACATTATTGTGCGTCTACATCTATTTTGCCGATAATATCGCCAATAGTACTGTTTATCTCTTCCTTGTGCTCAGTGGGCAATTCCTCTTCAGTCTTTGCTTCTTCAGAGACTTCTGCTTCATCCTTTACTTCTTCCTTCTTGTTTGGTGCAGGAATTGGGTTTACTTCCTTTATGCTGAGGCTGATTTTCTTATTTTCAGCACTAAACTCAGTAATCTTAGCTTCAACTTCCTGTCCAACAGAAAGCACATCGGCTGGCTTGCCTATCCTGTCATTTGATATCTGGGAAATGTGAACCAATCCATCCACACCTTCATCAAGCTCAACAAAGGCACCAAATGGAACTAGGCGTACAACCTTACCCTTTACAATATCGTCCACCTTATATTTATTAGCAGCTTTAATCCATGGGTTGTCTTCATTCTTCTTATAACCCAGAGAGACCTTCTTCTTATCTTTATCAAACTCTTTTATAACTACTTCTATTTTGTCACCAACCTTTAAAACTTGCGAAGGATGCTTTATCTTGTTCCACGAAAGCTCAGAAACATGTACTAGTCCGTCAACTCCGCCTATATCAACAAATGCACCGAAGTCCATGAGGCTTTTAACTGTACCTGCGTATTTTTTACCCACCTCAACACTGCTCCAAAACTCACTTCCAGCTTTTGCTTTTTCTTCTTCAAGAAGAACCCTTGCAGAACCTACGAATTTTCTTTTTTGCTTATTGTAATCAATAATGCGGATGTCCATAATCTGCTTTAAAAATCCGTGAAGCTCTTTAACATATCTGTCACTTATTTGAGAAGCAGGGATAAATATTTTTATACCGCTTACAGCTGATATAACACCACCGTTTACGATTTCTATAACTTTAACCTTAACAGGCGTTTTATTTTCAAAGGCTGCAACAAGAGCATCCCAGCCTTTCATTGATTCGACTTTCTTTTTGGATAACTCTACAACACCTTCTTTATCATTAACCCTTACTATAAAAACCTCAACTTCATCTCCAACTTTTATTGACTGGGAAGGGTTAAAATCAACGTCGTCTGTAAACTCTTCAATTTTTATGATTCCATCAGACTTATACCCTAAGTCAACAAATACTTCGGAATTGTTATAGCCAATAATCTTGCCTGTAACAATATCACCAGTATTGAGAGTTACTAAAGAGCTTTCAAAAGCTTCTTTAAAACTCATTTCATTTCCTTTATTTAATTCTTCCATTTTGCCAATAACCTCCTTGATTACCCAGTCAGGAGTTGAAGCACCTGCGGTAATACCAATTTTTTTAATATTTTTTATATCCATCGGTGGAAGATCACCGGATGTTTCAATCTGATAAGTTTCACTGCAATATTTTTTGCATATTTCGTAGAGCTTTTGTGTATTAGAGCTGTTCCTGCCGCCTATCACAACCATGGCGTCGACATTTTTCGCTACATATTCCGCTTCATTTTGACGATTACACGTCGCACTACATATTGTATCAAATTTTAATACATTTTCAAATTTATTCTTTAAAAAATTATTGATAGTTTCCCATCTTTCTTTAGTAATAGTTGTTTGGGCCACTACACAAATATTCTTTTTGTCAGTATTTATGTTTTTTACATCCTCTTCACTATAAACAATAAAGGCAGTATTGCCACACCAGCCGTTAATTCCTATAACCTCCTGATGATCTCTGTCTCCTATAATTATTATTTGATAACCATCTTTGTATTTTTCATTAACAAGGTTATGTATTTTTTTTACATACGGGCAAGTTGCGTCAGTATACTTGAGTCCTCTGTTATTTATTTCTTCATATACCTCCGGTGTAACACCATGAGTCCTTATAACTACCTGGCCCTCATTTTTTATTTCGGATATATCCTTTACAACTTTAACACCCTTTGCTTTTAGTTTCTCGACGACCTGATCATTATGTATAATGGGACCTACCGTATATAATTTTTCATCCGATTTATCCAATAAATCAAACAACAGATTTACGGCTTTACTCACTCCAAAACAAAACCCTGCATTTTTAGCAATAATAATTTCCAAACTAACATCCCCCGGCTTGTACGAGAATCATTTATAATTATATAAACACTTACATATTTTCTTTTATAATGCTTACTATCCTTTGGGCCACTTCATCGATGGATAAGCTTGTGGTATCTACTTCAATAGCATCTGCTGCTTTTGCCAAGGGGGCAAACTCCCTTGAGCTGTCATTTTTATCGCGATATTCAATGTCGCTTTTGACGCTATCAAGGCTAATATCTTTAAATCCCTTGGCCAATTGCTCATTATACCTTCTCAAAGCACGCTCTTCAACAGAGGCTGTAAGAAAAAACTTAAAATTGGCCTTAGGTAAAACATAGGTACCTATATCCCTGCCATCCATTACAACACTTGTTTTTGAAGCAATTTGCCTTTGCAATTCAACCATTTTAATACGAACCTCAGGCACAACAGCTACATTAGACGCACCTATTGAGATTTCAGGAGTCCTGATTTGGGAAGTAACATCTTCTCCATTTAAA comes from Pseudobacteroides sp. and encodes:
- a CDS encoding bifunctional 4-hydroxy-3-methylbut-2-enyl diphosphate reductase/30S ribosomal protein S1; the encoded protein is MEIIIAKNAGFCFGVSKAVNLLFDLLDKSDEKLYTVGPIIHNDQVVEKLKAKGVKVVKDISEIKNEGQVVIRTHGVTPEVYEEINNRGLKYTDATCPYVKKIHNLVNEKYKDGYQIIIIGDRDHQEVIGINGWCGNTAFIVYSEEDVKNINTDKKNICVVAQTTITKERWETINNFLKNKFENVLKFDTICSATCNRQNEAEYVAKNVDAMVVIGGRNSSNTQKLYEICKKYCSETYQIETSGDLPPMDIKNIKKIGITAGASTPDWVIKEVIGKMEELNKGNEMSFKEAFESSLVTLNTGDIVTGKIIGYNNSEVFVDLGYKSDGIIKIEEFTDDVDFNPSQSIKVGDEVEVFIVRVNDKEGVVELSKKKVESMKGWDALVAAFENKTPVKVKVIEIVNGGVISAVSGIKIFIPASQISDRYVKELHGFLKQIMDIRIIDYNKQKRKFVGSARVLLEEEKAKAGSEFWSSVEVGKKYAGTVKSLMDFGAFVDIGGVDGLVHVSELSWNKIKHPSQVLKVGDKIEVVIKEFDKDKKKVSLGYKKNEDNPWIKAANKYKVDDIVKGKVVRLVPFGAFVELDEGVDGLVHISQISNDRIGKPADVLSVGQEVEAKITEFSAENKKISLSIKEVNPIPAPNKKEEVKDEAEVSEEAKTEEELPTEHKEEINSTIGDIIGKIDVDAQ
- the cmk gene encoding (d)CMP kinase, with protein sequence MQRNISIAIDGPAGAGKSTIAKIISKNMGIVYLDTGAMYRTVALKAVRDQIDTTDRESLAKMVQDVDITVDYIDGEQSIYLNGEDVTSQIRTPEISIGASNVAVVPEVRIKMVELQRQIASKTSVVMDGRDIGTYVLPKANFKFFLTASVEERALRRYNEQLAKGFKDISLDSVKSDIEYRDKNDSSREFAPLAKAADAIEVDTTSLSIDEVAQRIVSIIKENM